One window of the Salminus brasiliensis chromosome 1, fSalBra1.hap2, whole genome shotgun sequence genome contains the following:
- the LOC140570498 gene encoding uncharacterized protein, whose translation MESRKISKTNVCEQVSSPTPSTPHIQMQKSTDKKKTHHCSECGKSFTRQSNLQQHQRIHTGRKPYNLDIYQDAQTGEKLHHCTVCGKNFNYRSILIQHQRIHTGEKPYHCSDCGKSFNCQSHLNTHQRIHTGVKPYHCSDCGKRFSHQSHLLRHQNIHKGIKPYYCSDCGKSFSQPITLRRHQRIHTGEKPFYCSDCGKSFSQETHLQQHQLIHTGEKPYNCSDCGKSFNHQSNLQQHQRIHTGHKPYYCSDCEKSFRHSKTFTRHKCTKSSH comes from the coding sequence ATGGAATCCagaaaaatctccaaaacaaatgtgtgtgagCAGGTGAGCTCACCTACACCTTCTACGCCCCATATACAAATGCAGAAAAGTACAGACAAGAAGAAAACTCACCattgctcagagtgtgggaagagttttactaGACAGAGTAATCTCCAACAACACcaacgcattcacacaggacGGAAGCCGTATAATCTTGACATATACCAGGATGCTCAAACAGGAGAGAAATTGCATCACTGCACAGTATGTGGGAAGAATTTTAATTATCGGAGTATTCTCAttcaacaccagcgcattcacacaggagagaaaccatatcactgttcagactgtgggaagagttttaactGTCAAAGTCATCTTaacacacaccagcgcattcacacaggagtgaAACCATATCActgttcagactgtgggaaACGTTTTAGTCATCAGAGTCATCTTCTTCGACACCAGAACATTCACAAAGGAATAAAaccatattactgctcagactgtgggaagagttttagtcAGCCGATTACCCTCCGGCGacaccagcgtattcacacaGGGGAGAAACCGTtttactgctcagactgtggaaaaaGTTTTTCTCAAGAGACTCATCTCCAAcaacaccagctcattcacacaggagagaagccatataactgctcagactgtgggaagagttttaaccATCAGAGTAATCTCCaacaacaccagcgcattcacacaggacataaaccgtattactgctcagactgtgagaagagcttTAGGCATTCAAAAACATTTACGAGACACAAGTGCACTAAGAGCAGTCACTGA
- the LOC140570436 gene encoding uncharacterized protein, with amino-acid sequence MLLKEVKNMASRISNTQQTSSPTPSTQKSTDKKKIHHCSECGKSFNQQSHLKTHQVIHTGEKLYHCSECGKSFNRQSNLKTHLLIHRGEKLYHCSDCGKSFNHQSNLKAHQRIHTGEKLFHCSDCGKSFNRQSNLKTHQRIHTGEKPYHCSDCGKSFNHQSHLQQHQRVHTGEKPYHCSDCGTSFTQQNSLQRHQRIHTGEKPYHCSDCGKSFNHERTFQLHQRIHTGEKPYHCSDCGKSFNQQGAFNTHRRIHTGERPFHCPDCGKSFTTNSNLKTHHLIHTGVKLYHCSECGKSSNRQSTLQQHQCIHTRVKW; translated from the coding sequence ATGCTGCTGAAAGAAGTCAAGAACATGGCATCCAGGATCTCCAATACTCAGCAAACGTCCTCTCCTACGCCTTCTACACAGAAAAGTACAGACAAGAAGAAAATTCACCACTGTTCTGAGTGTGGGAAGTCTTTTAATCAACAGAGTCATCTCAAAACACATCAagtcattcacacaggagagaaactgtatcactgctcagagtgtgggaagagtttcaatCGACAGAGTAATCTCAAAACACACCTTCTAATTCACAGAGGAGAGAAActgtatcactgctcagactgtgggaagagtttcaatCATCAGAGTAATCTCAaagcacaccagcgcattcacacaggagagaagctgtttcactgctcagactgtggaaagagttttaatcGTCAGAGTAatctcaaaacacaccagcgcattcacacaggagagaaaccatatcactgctcagactgtggaaagagttttaatcatCAGAGTCACCTGCAACAACACCAGCgtgttcacacaggagagaagccgtatcactgctcagactgtgggacgAGTTTTACTCAACAGAATTCACTACAgcgacaccagcgcattcatacaggagagaaaccatatcactgctcagactgtgggaagagttttaatcatgAGAGGACTTTCCAgctacaccagcgcattcacacaggagagaagccgtatcactgctcagactgtggaaagagttttaatcaacaaGGTGCTTTCAACACACACCGGCggattcacacaggagagagacCGTTTCACTGcccagactgtgggaagagttttactaCAAACAGTAATCTCAAAACACACCACCTCATTCACACAGGAGTGAAGctgtatcactgctcagagtgtgggaagagttctAATCGACAAAGTACTCTCCAACAACACCAGTGCATTCACACAAGAGTGAAGTGGTGA